Proteins co-encoded in one Setaria viridis chromosome 9, Setaria_viridis_v4.0, whole genome shotgun sequence genomic window:
- the LOC117838548 gene encoding phenylacetaldehyde reductase: MASGEGKGETVLVTGASGFIGSTLVRRLLDRGYNVRAGVLNPGDKAETDHLLALAAGAGEGRMSIFRCDLLDGAALIDAARGCAGVFHLASPCTVDAVKDPQNQLMVPAVEGTLNVLRAAKEAGSVRRVVVTSSISAIVPSPGWPAGEVRDERCWTDIDYCEKNGVWYPASKTLAEKAAWKFAEEEGLDVVVVNPGTVLGPMIPPTINASMAMFRRLLEGCTEEYADFFMGPVHVEDVALAHILVFENPSASGRHICVESISHWSDFAAKVAELYPNLNVPKLPEDTQPGLVRAEVGSKKLIALGLQISPVEKIIRDAVESLKSRGYIS, translated from the exons ATGGCGAgcggggaagggaagggggagaCGGTGCTGGTCACCGGTGCCAGCGGCTTCATCGGCTCGACGCtcgtccgccgcctcctcgaccGCGGCTACAACGTCCGCGCCGGCGTCCTCAACCCCG GTGACAAAGCGGAGACGGACCacctcctcgcgctcgccgccggcgccggcgagggccgCATGAGCATCTTCCGCTGCGACCTCCTCGACGGCGCGGCGCTCATCGACGCCGCGCGGGGCTGCGCGGGCGTCTTCCACCTCGCCTCCCCATGCACCGTCGACGCCGTCAAGGACCCCCAG AACCAGCTGATGgtgccggcggtggaggggaCACTGAACGTGCTGCGCGCCGCCAAGGAGGCCGGGAGCGTGCGGCGGGTGGTGGTGACCTCGTCTATCTCGGCCATCGTGCCCAGCCCCGGGTGGCCCGCCGGCGAGGTCCGCGACGAGCGCTGCTGGACCGACATCGACTACTGCGAGAAGAACGGG GTGTGGTACCCTGCTTCCAAGACACTGGCGGAGAAGGCAGCGTGGAAGTTTGCAGAGGAGGAGGGGCTAGATGTGGTTGTGGTTAACCCGGGGACAGTCCTGGGGCCGATGATTCCGCCAACCATCAACGCTAGCATGGCCATGTTTCGCCGCCTCCTCGAAG GTTGCACCGAGGAGTACGCGGATTTCTTCATGGGACCAGTTCATGTGGAAGACGTTGCCTTGGCCCATATCCTTGTCTTCGAGAACCCATCAGCGTCCGGGAGGCACATCTGCGTCGAGTCCATCTCTCACTGGAGCGACTTCGCTGCCAAAGTCGCCGAGCTCTACCCCAACCTCAACGTGCCCAA GTTGCCCGAGGACACCCAGCCTGGGCTGGTGAGAGCGGAGGTGGGGTCGAAGAAGCTCATCGCCCTGGGTCTGCAGATCAGCCCCGTGGAGAAGATCATCAGGGATGCTGTGGAGAGCCTCAAGAGCAGGGGATACATCTCTTGA